Sequence from the Candidatus Aenigmatarchaeota archaeon genome:
GAAACATTCTTGCAACACACGACATCAATGATGAAAAGGTCCTTATGGCAAAACTGACCCGGCTTGGCATCGGAAGCGAGGGCTTCACGCTTGATGACGTTTTGAACCTGAACCTTGAGGATGTCTGTGAAAGGCGGCTTCAGACCCTTGTCGTGAAAAAGGGCATCGCAACAACACTTAAGCAGGCAAGGCAGTTCATTGTGCACAGGAGGATTCTCATTGGAAATACAATCGTCGATATGCCTAACTACATTGTAAATGTCGAAGAGGAGGCAAACATAAAGCTTAGGGCAAAACAGCTAAAGCCAAAACCAGAGGAAAAACCAAAGGAAGCGGAAACAGAAGGGGTCGAGTCTGAGGCAAAGCAGGAGGAAGTGTCGGCAGAAGCCGAGCAGAAGAGTGAATAAAACCAGCCAAACCCGAATTTTTTAGCGTTTGAATCATCTTATGCGGGATTTATCATTTCGCTTCAGGATTGTTTTGTTTAACTGCTTTATCTCTTTTTTAAGGGTATGGCAAGTATGGCAAAGGAAGAAATAATTGATTTTCTAAGGGGAGAGTTCATAGGGAAAACTGTCCGGGTAGTGGAAAGCTCAAATAAAGACCTTATCGGGCTTGAGGGTCGGCTTGTCGATGAAACAAGAAATATGTTTGAGATTGAAACCCCCGCAGGCACAAAGAAAGTCCAGAAGAAAATCTGCAAGTTCCTTTTCGTTTCAGAGAAGATTTTGGTGGACGGGAAAATCATAAACCTGCGCCCCGAAAACCGGCTTACGGGCAAGTTTAAGGACTGGTAACCATAAACTCTGCAGGGAGACTTGTAACAGTCAAATAACTATTAAATCCAATCAATATTTATGGACGTTCGCAAGGAAATCGTTTCCGCGCTTTTGTACTTTGGTGTTCCTTTGCTGATTTTACTTCCACAATCCATAGTCGAGCAGAGGGTGGGCTGGCTTGGGCCTGAGGCAGACATGATATTGTCGGTTCTGCTCCTTTCAGTGATGCTGGTGGCTGCCTATGTGATTTCTGTAAGGTACTACTTCAAGAACTGCAAAATGGGAGACCCTGTAAGGGAAGGGCTGATGCTTGGGATTCTCTATGTGGCGATGTTTGTAACCTTGGCTATGGTTTGGGAGTACCTTGGAGGGCCTTATCTATACGGTGATGATCTGATTCTGCTAGCCCTTGCAATGACACCTGCAGTAACAGTTGTGGCGGCAATAGACGCTAAGCCAAAGAGAAAGAAGCTTTTCGGCCTGTTCTAGAAACTTTTTTTCAGGTTTGTTTTATTTTGGCCTTTCTTGTATTTTTAAAAGTCCCCTAAATTCATCTGCTTTTTCTTAAACTGCTCGACTTCTGCCTTCTGGCCGAGCGGAAGAAGCTTTCCATAAACCCCTCCGCCTCCCGGTATATGCTCTATTTTGTCTTCCCGGAACGCCCGGATATATTGGGCGGTTTTTTCGTCAATTTTGGCAATTTCTTCGATTGGCGCGTTAATCAGGACTTCGATTTCGTTTCCGAACTTTTCCACGAACATTTCCCAGATTCTGGAAACCCTGCTTGAGGAGAGGGTTGTTATCCCATAGGCAGTTGCTATTATTTCGGTCAATGGGTAGATGTGAATGTACTTTGGCCGGTTAGGGTTTCCTTCATAGCTGGAAAGCTCCCTTATCCTGTCGGCAACACCTTTCTTAATAACCCCTCCGCAGTTCTGGCAGCGCCACTTGTGCCTTATGGCATCATCAAGCGAGTAAAAAGCAAGGCAGGTCTTGCATCTTGTGGCGTGGTACTTTCCGTGCTCAGGGTAAAATCCGCAGTTCAGGATGACTCCCCGCCCGTTTTCACCCCGAAGGGCTTTAGCAAACTCCTCAAAGGTGAAATCTTCCAAACGGAGGCGGTTGAACTCCCGTGCAAGCCGCAGGGGATATGGAGAATGGCAGTCGCTGTTCGAAAGAAACGTTACGCCCTTAAGCTCTAAAATGCCGTTTGCAAGTATGCTGTCGGCTGACAGGCCCAATTCTAGAAACTGTATGCTTTTTGTATTCTTTCCGTAACATGATTGCAGCGTGTCGTTATGCGCGTAAACTCCAAAATATGGTGTAAAGGCGTGGGCAGGCCCGATAAGCCCGCCGCAGGAAATCACAAATTCTGCGATTTCCTCTCCATTCAGCTTGAGCCAGGGCCTTCCGTCTGCGTCAAGGTTTGACGAGTGGCGCATTAGCTTTTCCCTGAGCTCTTCTGCCTTTGATATTGAAGGCAGAAATATGATGTGGTGCACCCTCTGGTTGTCCTGGACTTCAGTCTGCATGACAAATTTTGTCCCCTCTCTATCATATATGCCTTCCCCGGACAGGTTTTCCTTAATGTGGCCAAGCCACTTCCCGTGAATGCAGTCGCCGGTTCCAAGGAGAGTGATTCCTTTGAGCTTTGCCTGCTTTGCCAAAAGAGGAATTTCCATATCATTTGACGTGCCGCGGGCGTACTTTGAGTGTATATGAAGGTCGGCATTGAACTCTAGAACCATAAAATCTATTCTAAAAGAAGCTATAAGGGGATTACTGCCAGATTTTGTGATATAAATATACCTAGGTATATAGATATATGCTTGGAAAGATTTTTGGTTGGAACCGGGCAGAGGATATTGACTCTCCGACTCTTCCCAGAAGGCCGAACCTAAAAAGCCCCTATTCCCAGTCGCTTTTTGAAGGAGTTCTTATGGAGTACCGGGGCGGGGATGTCCCTGCTTTGTCGGTTCCGGTATCTGAATTTATGGAGAACTCCGGCAGGGCCGGCAAATCCAGCGGCCCTTTCAGGATAGATTCTGTTTGCTTTAGGCAGGTTCAGGAGAACCTTTCGCCAAGAGAGTCCCTTAAGCAAGGGATAGAAGGGCTCATAAGGGAGGCAAGAAGGAAAAACGGCATTGCGGTCGCCCGCTGCGAGCTTACAATATCCTGGAAAAGTGAGAAAGACGGCTCCAAGAAACCCATGCCCGAGTTTTACGGCCAGGTTGTAATACCTGTGAATAATGAGGCGCCAAAGAGGGAATTCCGGTTCCAGCGAAATATTGCTTTCTTTTAGCCCTGCCTCTTAGCCCCGGTTTCTGTTGCCTAAAAGTTTCTTGCTGAAATGGTGAAGTATTAAGCGTGCAAAGTAAATAATGGCTGCCAGGAAAAGAAGCCCCATACGGAAAAAGCCCATTGTGCAAATAGAGGGGCTTACAAAGAAATTTGGCGATTTTACTGCTGTGGATAATATCAGCTTCACGATACAGGAGGGGGAGATTTTCGGGTTTTTAGGGCCTAACGGCGCAGGGAAATCAACAACACTCTCGATGCTTGCAACGCTTATGATGCCTGACGGCGGAAAAGCCGCAGTTAACGGCTTCGATGTTGTGCTGGAAAGGGATAGTGTGAGGTCTTCTATAGGCATGGTTTTTCAGGACTCCTCCCTGGATGAAGAGCTTACGGCTTATGAGAATATGGACTTTCACGGGCGGCTTTATGGCGTGCCGCCTGATGAGAGGAAAAAGAATGCTCATGAGCTCCTTAAGCTCGTTGGTCTTGATGACCGCTCGGACTCTTTGGTAAAGACTTTTTCCGGAGGAATGAGGCGTCGCCTTGAGATTGCCCGGGGGCTTCTCCACGAGCCGAAAGTCCTGTTCCTGGACGAGCCGACTCTGGGGCTTGACCCGCAGACCCGAAATAAGATATGGGACTATGTAAAGCGCCTCAACAGGGAAAACGGGCTTACTATAATCCTTACCACACACTATATGGACGAGGCAGACAAGCTCTGCAACAGGATTGCAATAATCGACCGCGGAAAAATAATCGTTGCTGGCTCTTCCCAGGAGCTTAAAGACACCATTGGGGGGGATGTTGTGACAATGGAAACAAAAGACAGAGAGAAAATTGGGCTTCTTATGAAGGGCTGCAAGTGGTGCAAGTCCGTAAAAATCCATGATGGGCAGATTACGCTTCACGTCCAGGATGCGGGAAAGCGTGTGCCTGAGATTCTTGACAAGGCATACAAAAACAAGATTAAGATTGGCTTTCTTACGATAAACAAGCCGACACTTGAAGATGTTTTCCTGCATTATACGGGAAAGACCATACGGGAACAGGAGGCAAGCTCGGCGGACGTTATGAGAATGCGCCATAAGGTTTGGGGTGGAAGAAGATGAAGGAAAGGAGGGTTTTTTTGGTTCATGGATGGGGGGAAAAGCCAGATGGGAACTGGTTTTCCTGGATTAAGGGGGAGCTTGAGAAAAATGGATTTAAGGTAATTGCCCCCGAGATGCCTGACACGAATTTTCCGAAAGTGGGGGCATGGGTGGAAAAACTGCGTGAAGAGGTTGGGCACTTGGACAAGGACACCTACTTCATAGGGCACAGCATGGGGTGCCAGACTATAATGAGGACTATCGAAAGTTTTAAGGAAAAGGAGCGATGTGGAGGAGCAGTTTTTGTTGCCGGCTGGATTCAGATTCTGGAAATGCCTAACCTGAGCGCGGAGGAATCTGAAATTGTAAAATCCTGGATAAAAGGGGATGTGGATTTTGGCAAGGTGAAGCATATCCTGGGCGCGTCTGTTGCAATTTTTTCGGATAATGACCCGTTTATTCCGCTAGAACAGGAAAAGCTTTTCAGGGATAAGCTAGGCGCAAAGACAATTGTTCAGCACGCCAGGGGGCACTTTACAGCAAGAGACGGGATTACGGAGTTTCCGCTGGCTTTGCAGGAACTACTGGAGGTGGCAGGATGATGGATGCGGTTTACACTATATGGCTTCGAAACATGAAACGCTATCTTAGAAGCAAGAGCAGGATATTTGGAAGCTTGGGCCAGCCATTGTTTTTCCTCCTTCTCCTTGGCTACGGCCTGAGCTCATTTTCTATTCCGGGGCTGGGGCAGAACTATCAGGTATTCATTGTTCCGGGGATTATCGCGATGACAGTCATGTTTACATCAATCTTTTCAGGAATCCAGATTATCTGGGACAAGCAGTTTGGCTTTTTGAAAGAGACCCTCATAGCCCCGGTTTCAAGAAACGCAATAATGCTTGGGCAAACGCTCGGAGGCGCAACAACAGCAATCCTTCAGGGGCTGCTGATATTTTTCCTCTCGATTCTGATAGTCGGCTTTAGGCCCACCCTGCCGGGAATTGCTATCTGCATCGGCTTTATGGCATTAATCGGAATCTCTCTTACCGCCTTTGGGATAGCAATCGCATCTAAAATGGACGATATGCAGGGCTTCCAGCTTATAATGAATTTCGTTCTCTTCCCGATATTTTTCTCTTCGGGCGCAGTTTTCCCGATAGATAATGCTCCTGAAATCCTGAAGGTTATTGCTCACCTGAACCCGCTTACCTATGGAGTGGAGGGAATCCGGTACGGGCTTTTTGGCGCATCCCAGATTAATCCTATACTGTGCTTTGCGGTTTTGGCCGGATTTTCAGCAGCAATGGTCATGGCGGGAGGGCTGCTTTTCAGGAAGGTAAAGGTCTAATCCCAGATTTGTTTAAATATAATATTTGGCTAATAAGGGTAAGTTTTAGCCGAAATATGCCTGCAAGATTGCCTCCTGATATACGCCACCTCAGTAACATTGAGCTTGAAAAGGCGCTTTTGAGGTTTGCAATAACGGCGGAATTTGAGTGCATCAATGCTTATGAGGAGATTCTGTCCCTTGTCAGGGAAACCAGCTTTCGCTCAGACATTATCCGAATCCTTGGGGAGGAGAAGCAACACGCAGCAATTCTCCAGGAGATGCTTTCAAAAAGAGACAATATTCCGGCAGCGGAGCCCTTTAAGCGTTTCAAATACGAAATAGACCCGCAAATGTATTACTAGCGGGATTTTGGTGTTGGATGGGACTACTTTTTCATAAATATAGCAGAGTATTGGTAATTATGGGAACAGACCGGTACTGCTGGCTTTTCGGCGCAATTGCACTGATAATAATTGTTCTTGCAGCGAAGTATGGGCAGGAAGTATCCTCTCCTGTAGATTTCCCACTTTCCAAGCCGGGTGAGGAGTTTAACCTTAGCGTGGGAGAGCACATGTTTATAAGGGGAGAAGAGCTTGAAGTGAGATTCTTGAATGTGACAGCAGACTCAAGGTGCCCGGTCGGGCTGGAATGCTTCTGGATGGGGCAGGCAACGGTTTCCGTGGAGCTTTTGCGCGAGAACAGGAGCTTTAGCAGGTTCAACCTGACGCACCGTCCCGGAAACACAAGCATTGCCACGAAAAACATTGCCGGATATTCAGTGAAGATTACCGGAATTGAGCCGTATCCTACTGCGGGAAGGAAAATAGAAACTTCGGAGTATGTTGCAAGTTTTGTCGTCTTGAAGGCATGAGCATAGGGGCTTGCAAAAAGGCCTGACTTAAATCTTGCCCCAGACCAATTATGATGGACCTGTCGCTTATACCGGAAAACCCTGGCAGCTACCTCTTCAAGGACAAAGAAGGGAAAGTGATTTATGTCGGGAAGGCAAAAAACCTCAGAAAGCGCGTCAAGTCCTACTTTCGAAAGAAGGGTCTGGATGCCAAGACCCAGGTTCTTGTGGAAAATATTGATTCTGTGGATTTCGTGGTTACCGACAATGAAGTTGAGGCGTATGTTCTTGAGGACACTCTCATAAAAAAGCACCAGCCCAAGTTCAACATAGACCTTCGCGATTCGAGAAGGTATGCCTATATCAGGATAACTGACGAGGAGTTCCCCCGGCTTGTTGTTGCAAGAAACAAGAGCGAAGGTGGGCAGTATTTTGGGCCCTTTGTTTCAGCGGAAAGGAGAGATTACCTTCTTAAGTTTCTTAGGAAAACTTTCAGGATAAGAACGTGCAAGAAGCTTCCAACTAAGCCATGCCTTCGCTACCATATCTCGCGCTGCCAGGCGCCCTGCAGGGGAACAATTTCAGCGGCAGAGTACCGGCGCACATTTGACAGGGTGAGAAAAATCCTTGGCGGAAACATAGATGAGGCAAAAGCCCAGATATACGAGGAAATGGGTGAGATGGCGCGCCAGCAGAATTTTGAAAGAGCCCTTGAACTAAAAAACCAGCTTGACTCCCTCGAAAAGCTTAAAGAAAGGCAGAACATGGATCGCCAGAAGGACTATGATGAGGATGTGCTAAACTATGTCATTGACGGCGGCAGGGTCACCCTATTTCTTTTCAATGCCTGCCTTGGAACGGTTGACCACAAGGAGGAGTTTTCATTCGACTACAGGGAAAATTTCCTGGAGGAGTTCCTTGTGCAGTACTACTCTGAAATCCGCATACCAAGCTTTGTAATAGTGCCTGACGAGGTAAGCAGTGCGCTTTCAGACTACCTTACAGAAAAGGCGGGAAAAAAGGTGAAGGTTGTCGTCCCGAAAAAAGGTGAGCGCTTCGAGCTTTTGGAGCTTGTCAGGAAAAATATCGAGATTATGCTTTACGGAAACGCAAAGAAGGTAGAGGCCCTCCAAAAAAAGCTGGGCCTTTCGAAACTGCCAAAAGTGATAGAGTGCTTTGATATCTCTCACCTTTCAGGGACTTCGATGGTGGGATCGATGGTGCAGTTTAGAAGCGGTATCCCCG
This genomic interval carries:
- a CDS encoding 30S ribosomal protein S4, translating into MGSPRKLRSSFGRPLKPFDRARIEYEAGLKKEYGFRRKREIWKLSQYFKNLKRRARNILATHDINDEKVLMAKLTRLGIGSEGFTLDDVLNLNLEDVCERRLQTLVVKKGIATTLKQARQFIVHRRILIGNTIVDMPNYIVNVEEEANIKLRAKQLKPKPEEKPKEAETEGVESEAKQEEVSAEAEQKSE
- a CDS encoding ribonuclease P protein subunit, producing MAKEEIIDFLRGEFIGKTVRVVESSNKDLIGLEGRLVDETRNMFEIETPAGTKKVQKKICKFLFVSEKILVDGKIINLRPENRLTGKFKDW
- a CDS encoding TIGR00375 family protein, with amino-acid sequence MVLEFNADLHIHSKYARGTSNDMEIPLLAKQAKLKGITLLGTGDCIHGKWLGHIKENLSGEGIYDREGTKFVMQTEVQDNQRVHHIIFLPSISKAEELREKLMRHSSNLDADGRPWLKLNGEEIAEFVISCGGLIGPAHAFTPYFGVYAHNDTLQSCYGKNTKSIQFLELGLSADSILANGILELKGVTFLSNSDCHSPYPLRLAREFNRLRLEDFTFEEFAKALRGENGRGVILNCGFYPEHGKYHATRCKTCLAFYSLDDAIRHKWRCQNCGGVIKKGVADRIRELSSYEGNPNRPKYIHIYPLTEIIATAYGITTLSSSRVSRIWEMFVEKFGNEIEVLINAPIEEIAKIDEKTAQYIRAFREDKIEHIPGGGGVYGKLLPLGQKAEVEQFKKKQMNLGDF
- a CDS encoding ATP-binding cassette domain-containing protein — its product is MAARKRSPIRKKPIVQIEGLTKKFGDFTAVDNISFTIQEGEIFGFLGPNGAGKSTTLSMLATLMMPDGGKAAVNGFDVVLERDSVRSSIGMVFQDSSLDEELTAYENMDFHGRLYGVPPDERKKNAHELLKLVGLDDRSDSLVKTFSGGMRRRLEIARGLLHEPKVLFLDEPTLGLDPQTRNKIWDYVKRLNRENGLTIILTTHYMDEADKLCNRIAIIDRGKIIVAGSSQELKDTIGGDVVTMETKDREKIGLLMKGCKWCKSVKIHDGQITLHVQDAGKRVPEILDKAYKNKIKIGFLTINKPTLEDVFLHYTGKTIREQEASSADVMRMRHKVWGGRR
- a CDS encoding alpha/beta hydrolase, with the protein product MKERRVFLVHGWGEKPDGNWFSWIKGELEKNGFKVIAPEMPDTNFPKVGAWVEKLREEVGHLDKDTYFIGHSMGCQTIMRTIESFKEKERCGGAVFVAGWIQILEMPNLSAEESEIVKSWIKGDVDFGKVKHILGASVAIFSDNDPFIPLEQEKLFRDKLGAKTIVQHARGHFTARDGITEFPLALQELLEVAG
- a CDS encoding ABC transporter permease; translated protein: MDAVYTIWLRNMKRYLRSKSRIFGSLGQPLFFLLLLGYGLSSFSIPGLGQNYQVFIVPGIIAMTVMFTSIFSGIQIIWDKQFGFLKETLIAPVSRNAIMLGQTLGGATTAILQGLLIFFLSILIVGFRPTLPGIAICIGFMALIGISLTAFGIAIASKMDDMQGFQLIMNFVLFPIFFSSGAVFPIDNAPEILKVIAHLNPLTYGVEGIRYGLFGASQINPILCFAVLAGFSAAMVMAGGLLFRKVKV
- a CDS encoding excinuclease ABC subunit C, which codes for MMDLSLIPENPGSYLFKDKEGKVIYVGKAKNLRKRVKSYFRKKGLDAKTQVLVENIDSVDFVVTDNEVEAYVLEDTLIKKHQPKFNIDLRDSRRYAYIRITDEEFPRLVVARNKSEGGQYFGPFVSAERRDYLLKFLRKTFRIRTCKKLPTKPCLRYHISRCQAPCRGTISAAEYRRTFDRVRKILGGNIDEAKAQIYEEMGEMARQQNFERALELKNQLDSLEKLKERQNMDRQKDYDEDVLNYVIDGGRVTLFLFNACLGTVDHKEEFSFDYRENFLEEFLVQYYSEIRIPSFVIVPDEVSSALSDYLTEKAGKKVKVVVPKKGERFELLELVRKNIEIMLYGNAKKVEALQKKLGLSKLPKVIECFDISHLSGTSMVGSMVQFRSGIPDKGNYRRFRIRDVSGIDDFRAIAEVVRRRYSRLIKEGRELPDLVVIDGGREQLNFALSEIKKLGLDLPVISIAKREEEIYLPGRAAPVALDHKETALKFVQEIRDEAHRFAIKYQRLLRSRSMKD